The region ATCATGACTGAAATGGCACCAATAGGATATGTAGGGATCAGTCCAAAATGCATCCTAGGTTTCAATACGGTAAATATAACCTTTTTACCACTTCACACATGTAAATACTTATCACAATAATTTCTGAGGCTATATCACCATGTCTTCCTCATTATTCACACAGAACATGGGAGAAGAAATATCCCTTCGCCTACGAACTGATGACTTGAAAGGGTTCAGAAAATACGAAAGTATCAAGAGAACTCTACTCCATGAACTTGTATGCCTTCTTGGTTTCTGCATTCATGAAACGGAGATTTCTTATGCAGATCTTCCTTTTGTCCTCTGCAGTTGTGCCTATTATATCTTACACTTGTATATGGTGATTTCAGGCTCACATGGTGCACTCTGAGCATgatgcaaatttttttgctCTTAATAAgcaggtattttttttctatacaatCCTTTCATGGTTGGTTAATGTCCCTTTATGTTTGAGCTAATCCGTTCTTTAATgcactcatttttttttcagttgaatGATGAAGCAGCTTCATTGGACTGGACCAAGTCAAGAGGTCATGTGCTGAGTGGCCGCAAAATCTTTGATTCTTACGAGGATGAATTTGTTCTGGAGCCAGACAGCACTGTTGTTGGTCACAAACTTGGAGGAGGATCCAGTTCCCTATCAAGTGCTCGTGTGTTGTCTGGGGCTGCTGCTTATAAGCGTTTAATGAATGCATCAGCAAATTTAGAGGGTTCCAAAGACAGTGTTACTATATCTGGAAAGGAAATTCTTGTGCCTGGTACAACATTTGAGCCTAATCTGGATGGTGTTGGTCAATATTTTGTCCAGGGGAATGCCGAGGTGGATCCAGAACCAGATGATAATGATGACATGAACGTGGATGTGGGGACTGGGGCATCTTGGTCCTCGGTTTCTAGACCATTTACAGAACAAAATACCATTGGTCACTCAGAGCCTGATCCTGATGATATTCACCGGCAAAGCTCTGCTGGTTACCTAGAACCTGATCCTGATGATTCGACAAATGTTGATATTCTTAACCAGGAGTTGAGGATTGATGGGAAGCAGAATGGAGAACCTGATCCTGATGATAATGGTACTAGCAAATTTATTCCAGAACCTGGAAACAAGATGGAAATGGGGACTGAATTGGGGAGCAACTTTGCActtctgaagtctgaacctgATCCTGATGATTCCTCAAATCCTATTCTGAATAAAAGGCTGGGAACTGACAAGCCTGATGAAAGTAGGTATGAAGCTGTTATGGAAGAATGTGAAAACAAGATGGAAGTGGAGCCCGAACAGAGCAAAAACTCCACAATTTCAAAGTCCGAACCTGATCCTGATGATCATACTGGCGATTCAAACATCAGTGAGCTGCAAAGGATTGAAGAACCAGTGACAGTCCTCTGTGCACGCCTCCAGAAGGCCATTGAAATGCTTCGTTCACAAGCAACACCTGCAGAGGCTGCTTCCGCACTTCAAACACTATTTAAGATTATCAAGAATGTGATAGAACACCCACATGATGTTAAGTACAGAAGACTGCGTAAGGTATGCTTGGCTGCTCTTATGCTCTTATATTATTTCTACCTTCGATCCACTAAATACTAATCCTCATTTTCAACATATATAGTCCAATCCACAGTTCCAAAGGAGTGTGGCGAACTACAAAGGTATATCTCTTTGCGCCCAAACTCTCCTTTTAAGTCTTGAAAATCTACTGTAAACTAACTGCCCCATTTCTTCTTCCCAAACCAGCTGCCATGGAGGTTCTTGAATTGATTGGTTTTTGTGAGGATGTCGTCTCAGATGAGATTGGCCGTCAAGAGACTTACTTGGTATTGAAAAGGAACGATCCTGGCTTGCTGTGGCTCGCAAAGTCCTCTCTTGAAGTTTCCATGGCCTGACAATCGTTCACCAAGTAATCTCCCATTGTATTTCTATAGCTGTAAATCATTAGTTTCTATTACTGTTGTGGGTAGGCTCGTATGCTGCTCTAGGCAGCTGATGTAGTTCTTGTACATGTAAACAACAAATGGTCTGTACTGCCTGTCAAATGGTCTGTACTACATGTAAACACCAAATGGTCCGGACTTCCTGaatttaaatcaaattatacGTATTGCAGATAAATAAATTAGCTGACAAATGCACGTATTCCCTTGGCTGGAGTCTGATAGAATTTGGTTCCAGATGCTCACAAATGCTAACCATCTCGACGAGTTAAGTTCCGAGGGGCAATTCATTATTgtcatcacaattcacaaacaTGTCAATTGTAACTGAAACGTAAAACCAAGGGGGGCTAACGTCatctttacaaaaaaaatcaaaatcaatctTAAAcgtaattttagcttataagcataagcagaggCAGAAAGATGAGGTTGCAAATTTTACCACAAGGTATCACGTGGGAAGTGAAGTTGAAAATCAAatcttaattttgtattttgtggTGTATTGGGCTTTCGCAATCTCAGGCAAAATCCAGGGGTTTAGACTTGTTTGGGCTTTAAACATGGCCGTTCAGCTGAGgtataaatatctaaaaaattagtacataattaattaattattagttataaaaattataaaataaattaatatgatctttaaagtaaattttttatagaaaatttttaaaaaatatactgttgaACAGTTCAAGATAAGTGcagtgaaaaacgagagaattaCGATTAATTAGGGGTGAAAACGTACGGACCAGAGGCCCATATGCTAGCCGCTAGGGTTGCTCCGGCCCAAGCATCCGGTACTCCCCTCGGGTTGGTTGTTAGTGCCCTACTGCCCCGCCCCTTCGCGTCGTCGCGCGCCACTGCAGAGGCGACGCCGGGGATTCTCGCGATGGAGGCGGCCGTCGCATCGACAGGCGCCGGCCTGCGCTGCTCGATGCctaagcagcagcaggagcggcagcggcgaagCGCACGAGTAGGCTTCGTCTCCCAGCCGCAACCCCGCGCTGTCCGCTGCATGCGGTTGCCCCTTCCGGATGCCCGCGCTTACGTGGCGGGGGCGGCGAAGCGGGGTGAGGCTGGGAGCGTTGGGGTGGAGAGGAAGAGGCTCGCGGTGTTCGTGTCCGGCGGGGGCTCCAACTTCCGGGCGATCCACGAGGCCGCTTTGGGTGGGGAGGTGAACGGCGATGTGGTTGCGCTGGTTACCGATAAACCAGGTGACGATGACGGTGCTTGCTTCCTTCAGCTCTTTGGGTTGCGATGTGGGCGAAATTGCTGGGAAAGGTTGTGATAACTGTGAATATGTTGAAAATTATTGGGGATTTTGATGTGTCAGTGGAATATTGCAGGCTGTGGAGGAGCCGAGCATGCGAGGGGCAATGGCATACCGGTTATTGTGTTCCCGAAGTCGAAATCGGTGCCGGAGGGGGTATCTACTGATGAGCTGCTGAAATCTCTGAGGTTGCTTGCGCTTACTTCATCTTCAGTCTTATGCATTCAATTCTGGAACCTTATAATTGATCTATTAGGTGGTAAATAAGTGACTTTGCATATAACTTGGTTGACAAAAGGCAgcatttgagattttttcagtttttacacTTGCTATCAATcaattgcatgcatgtttgtgctgattttttttctaatacatTTGCCTGACTCACAAACCATTTTTTTGAAACTGTCAATGAAGATGAATTGATAACTACATCGAAGTTTTAAGTGTTTACTTCTGGTCTGTTTGGTTTGACGAATCAAACCGCCTAGTATGTGTGATCCATCATGTGTGTTTCACCCAAAGCCTGTGCATGTTTTACTATGTGTTTGTAGTTCTGAATTCACTCATCCTCTTCTATAAGACTGTCATGTCTGTTGTGGAAAGTTTTTACTTACAAGCAATAGATCTCAAGATTCTTAGCTTATCCTTATTTCTCCTATGAAACAGGGAACTCAGGGTAGACTTCATTCTACTTGCTGGTTACCTGAAGCTTATACCGGTTGAGCTGGTTCAAGCATATCCAAAATCCATTTTGAATATTCATCCTTCACTACTCCCGGCATTTGGAGGCAAGGGTTATTATGGTATGAAGGTGCATAAAGCAGTCATCACATCAGGAGCTAGGTACTTCAAAATTTATCCATCATCCACCAGTAACTGTTGTGCATGGAGTTTGCCTATCTACCCAATGCTACTTCCATGGAAAGAAATACTTTAGCAGTTAACTCAAGCTGATACTTCACATAGTAGAAAGAATTTAAATCTTGAGTACAACTTAATTGGTGAATGATCTTTGTTTGTACATTAATTGACAATTATACACAGGTACTCGGGTCCAACCGTGCACTTTGTGGATGAGCACTTTGATACAGGAAGGATTTTAGCCCAAAGGGTCGTGCCTGTGCTAGCCAATGATACTCCAGAGCAATTGGCTGCAAGAGTGCTTCATGAGGTAACATAATTATGTCCAGTTGAGATTCCTTAGATAATACTCCCATCATTTCATATGTTGTAAATCGTTTTGGCTatgcctagatttatctattgatcaatgtatattgtttatacatATGTCTAGATGCATTAGGATTCATTTGAATCTAAacaatgctaaaaagtcttatattatggaacggaAGTAGCACATTGCTACGACATCTCCATTTAGCTCTAACTTGTGCTATTTGTTTTTAACTGGtttattaactttattttttaggagcACCAGGTTTATGTTGAGGCAGTTGCTGCCTTATGTGAGGATCGAATTGTATGGAGAGAAGATGGCGTCCCACTTATGAGAAGCCAGACAAACACTGAAGAGTACACTTAAACTCATGGTACTCTACTTGCTATGGAGCACGCACTCATGATGAGCTGCTAGAATGACTGCCATTTTTCCCCAAGGCATGAAGTTCATTCGTACTAATTGAGAGAACTAACATGTCTGGTGCTTGTTACTGAAACCAAATATCTTGTGCCATTGAACTCACTGCTCGTTGTGTGGCTTTGCTTCAACAATGACATGACTTACTTTAGTAACTTAGATGTTTGATGGTATGACTTGTGGAACGGTACTGGTTGTTGCATGTACCAAGTTTGGGGGTTCCATTATACCCTTTTGTCGTGCAATTGTTGTAAATTGCTGAAGCCAAGTCAATCAGATGGGGTAAGAAACCTGGTCAGATCATACAAGTTTTCAATGTGTGATCTGATTACCATGCTTCCCACATCTTCCATCCTTGTTTCGTCTGACATGTTAATATTTTAACCCAACCGAAGTTTTCTTTGAGATGTTGAATGTTTTCTTGCAAAAATTTCAGTATGTGAGAGGGAAAGAAGAAGGGGATGGTGCAAATGGCAGCCATTCTTAGAGAGCCCTCTCGGACAGAAAGGTCCTGCCCTGTCTTCCTCCATTTTGTTTCTTAGTTACTACATTTATATATGGAGTTTGGGTTGTTAGATGAGGGCTTGAAGCAACCAAGGTTGTTTATTGTATTCATCTCCCCTCTCAGTTTGTTTGTAAGTTCTGAGGAAGACGGGTGGGTGGTTAATGCACCTTCAAGCTGCGTTTCTTTCATATATAGGAGTATGCAGGTTGCGGTTGTGGATACCtacattttttaattcaattcAGAGTCTCGTCAATCGTCACCATGCATTGCATTGTTCCGTTGCATTATTGGACTGACACTGTGATGGACAGCTCCAGTCCCTTGTATCCCTCGACACCAAGCTTGATTAAACCACTCATCCAACCGGATAATGAAGCatggagaaacaaaaatatcgaTCCATAGACTTAAAGCAAACCAGGGAATTTCACTGTGCAATTTTGCTTCTATTTTCATACATGCAATTATATTTGGCTAAATTTGCTATGGTACACgtaaaatttacttaatcAGCTGCCGGACACTGAAAACGTGGTTCGGCTCGAATACTCTCAAAAACTTGTAATAATTTATTGGGGGGGACaataaatactatattttattacttttGGGCCAGATGTCGAGATAAACAACCAGAAACGATGAGATTTCCTCTCAGGCCAGTAACATCTAACCTGAAGATAAACATTATCGAGGATAGGTAGCAGACGACAATATTTCCTCCTCCATAGTGTATTGTCTGGTTGATTCGTCGGTGATTCCTCCGGC is a window of Oryza brachyantha chromosome 8, ObraRS2, whole genome shotgun sequence DNA encoding:
- the LOC102704635 gene encoding phosphoribosylglycinamide formyltransferase, chloroplastic isoform X1; translation: MEAAVASTGAGLRCSMPKQQQERQRRSARVGFVSQPQPRAVRCMRLPLPDARAYVAGAAKRGEAGSVGVERKRLAVFVSGGGSNFRAIHEAALGGEVNGDVVALVTDKPGCGGAEHARGNGIPVIVFPKSKSVPEGVSTDELLKSLRELRVDFILLAGYLKLIPVELVQAYPKSILNIHPSLLPAFGGKGYYGMKVHKAVITSGARYSGPTVHFVDEHFDTGRILAQRVVPVLANDTPEQLAARVLHEEHQVYVEAVAALCEDRIVWREDGVPLMRSQTNTEEYT
- the LOC102704635 gene encoding phosphoribosylglycinamide formyltransferase, chloroplastic isoform X2 — encoded protein: MEAAVASTGAGLRCSMPKQQQERQRRSARVGFVSQPQPRAVRCMRLPLPDARAYVAGAAKRGEAGSVGVERKRLAVFVSGGGSNFRAIHEAALGGEVNGDVVALVTDKPGCGGAEHARGNGIPVIVFPKSKSVPEGVSTDELLKSLRELRVDFILLAGYLKLIPVELVQAYPKSILNIHPSLLPAFGGKGYYGMKVHKAVITSGARYSGPTVHFVDEHFDTGRILAQRVVPVLANDTPEQLAARVLHEVYVEAVAALCEDRIVWREDGVPLMRSQTNTEEYT
- the LOC102704355 gene encoding uncharacterized protein LOC102704355, giving the protein MEERRIARISVTWRGRQLDVDADPSCTVKEFGQLLQDLTSVNPETLKLIVPQSTNKGSKLITPFSDPHSVLTLKEAAISDGKPIRMMGVFNDEIEEVSDNGKRPDLRVIGFDEEEQRLRQRSSGRPQLSLKLPQGQYIFCDFRTLHLPGIELNPPPSEALKRMHMLACDPGIIAIMNKHRWRVGIMTEMAPIGYVGISPKCILGFNTNMGEEISLRLRTDDLKGFRKYESIKRTLLHELAHMVHSEHDANFFALNKQLNDEAASLDWTKSRGHVLSGRKIFDSYEDEFVLEPDSTVVGHKLGGGSSSLSSARVLSGAAAYKRLMNASANLEGSKDSVTISGKEILVPGTTFEPNLDGVGQYFVQGNAEVDPEPDDNDDMNVDVGTGASWSSVSRPFTEQNTIGHSEPDPDDIHRQSSAGYLEPDPDDSTNVDILNQELRIDGKQNGEPDPDDNGTSKFIPEPGNKMEMGTELGSNFALLKSEPDPDDSSNPILNKRLGTDKPDESRYEAVMEECENKMEVEPEQSKNSTISKSEPDPDDHTGDSNISELQRIEEPVTVLCARLQKAIEMLRSQATPAEAASALQTLFKIIKNVIEHPHDVKYRRLRKSNPQFQRSVANYKAAMEVLELIGFCEDVVSDEIGRQETYLVLKRNDPGLLWLAKSSLEVSMA